From a region of the Campylobacter anatolicus genome:
- the tupC gene encoding tungstate ABC transporter ATP-binding protein TupC: MIEVSNLSVRYGTHQILDIKNLQISTSKITALLGSNGSGKSTLIRCLSHLEKPTCGVIKIWGKERLRLNELRDISVLLPEPMLLKRSVRANFEFALKSRGNLDKFKAYVGEALALVGLDESFLVKKHYELSSGQTQRVAFALLLCLRSRLNLLDEPTNAVDIATARLFAKAIEYAKSQYKSGFIIASHDEKWLSAISEESVFLHQGRVSEFEIKNIFSAANGTVECGDGVRFVLPKTLKASSKVAINQNLINLSFTHINGYFGGILHSVSLIYTDKILIKIKVGSILLKCVKERKEFSQDRLITGDKIYFSIPNEAFLSLE; this comes from the coding sequence ATGATAGAAGTTTCAAATTTAAGCGTAAGATACGGCACTCATCAAATTTTAGATATAAAAAATTTACAAATTTCTACTAGTAAAATAACCGCTCTGCTTGGCTCAAACGGCTCTGGTAAAAGTACTCTAATACGCTGTTTAAGTCACTTAGAAAAGCCAACTTGTGGCGTTATAAAAATTTGGGGCAAGGAGCGTTTAAGGCTTAATGAGTTACGCGATATATCAGTGTTGCTACCTGAGCCAATGTTGCTAAAACGAAGTGTAAGAGCGAACTTTGAATTTGCTCTAAAAAGTCGTGGGAATTTAGACAAATTTAAAGCTTACGTAGGCGAGGCATTAGCTCTTGTGGGGCTTGATGAGAGTTTTTTAGTTAAAAAGCACTATGAGCTAAGCTCCGGACAAACTCAGCGTGTAGCATTTGCTCTTTTGCTCTGTCTGCGTTCTCGTCTAAATTTATTAGACGAGCCGACAAATGCCGTAGATATCGCTACTGCAAGGCTTTTTGCAAAAGCAATTGAATACGCAAAATCTCAGTATAAAAGTGGCTTTATAATCGCTAGTCATGACGAGAAGTGGCTAAGTGCGATTAGCGAGGAGAGTGTTTTTTTGCATCAGGGACGAGTGAGTGAGTTTGAGATAAAAAATATATTTAGTGCTGCTAATGGAACCGTGGAGTGTGGCGATGGTGTGAGATTTGTCTTGCCTAAGACACTTAAAGCTTCATCAAAAGTCGCTATAAATCAAAATCTTATAAATTTGAGCTTTACACATATTAACGGCTATTTCGGCGGTATTTTACACTCAGTTTCACTTATTTATACCGATAAAATTTTAATCAAAATCAAAGTCGGTTCGATACTGCTAAAATGTGTAAAAGAACGTAAAGAGTTTAGCCAAGATCGCCTAATTACAGGTGATAAAATTTATTTTAGTATACCAAATGAGGCATTTTTAAGCTTAGAGTAG
- the tupB gene encoding tungstate ABC transporter permease TupB produces the protein MDYIIDGIFAAFHLLLNGDPQTYSAIKATLYTSSVSIIFALAFGLPLGFILGFYKFPCAKALRLVSDTMLAVPTVAIGLILYAFITRNGPFGSLGLLFTLKAIMIGQFILALPIIISLSASVVGNMEKKHYYTIFAYHLHPLKLPFCVLYELRYSLMVVAATAYGRIVAEVGVAMLVGGNIKWFTRTITTAISLETNKGEFDMGIALAIVLISIAFIVNLFIHSLKRLDR, from the coding sequence TTGGATTATATTATTGATGGAATTTTTGCCGCTTTTCACCTTTTATTAAACGGCGATCCGCAAACATACTCAGCGATAAAAGCAACACTTTATACATCTAGTGTCTCTATAATTTTTGCTCTCGCATTTGGACTACCGCTTGGCTTTATACTTGGATTTTATAAATTTCCATGTGCTAAGGCACTTAGGCTTGTCAGTGATACGATGCTTGCAGTGCCTACCGTTGCTATAGGGCTTATTTTATACGCATTTATCACGCGTAACGGGCCTTTTGGCTCACTTGGGCTACTTTTTACGCTTAAAGCGATTATGATAGGGCAGTTTATACTAGCCTTACCGATTATAATCTCGCTAAGTGCAAGTGTAGTTGGAAATATGGAGAAAAAGCACTATTACACGATATTTGCATATCATTTACACCCATTAAAGCTACCATTTTGTGTGCTTTATGAATTGCGTTACTCGCTTATGGTAGTCGCAGCTACTGCGTATGGTCGTATAGTCGCTGAGGTAGGTGTGGCGATGCTAGTAGGTGGAAATATCAAGTGGTTTACCCGCACGATAACAACTGCCATATCGCTTGAGACAAATAAGGGCGAGTTTGATATGGGTATTGCCCTTGCCATAGTGCTTATAAGCATTGCATTTATAGTAAATTTATTTATCCACTCGCTAAAAAGGCTTGATAGATGA